In Erigeron canadensis isolate Cc75 chromosome 7, C_canadensis_v1, whole genome shotgun sequence, one DNA window encodes the following:
- the LOC122607403 gene encoding calmodulin-binding receptor-like cytoplasmic kinase 2 has protein sequence MNQTKRSPVVIRAGPGPRGQQVWNQSSTSTSNSASGSGSGSLFGSHTPSRNNNIDQQQQQQKTNKKVSIFGLIVKVLTCRNDASHDDEDSYDHFHVDPPTTFQYSARSSLRSSGKLNHSASSTPSLASNGQQGADELSFQDICKATGNFSASNIIGEGGFGTVYKGTLKNGAIVAVKRAKKDNYEKGTPVEFKNEILTLSKIEHLNLVRFYGFIEHGDERLILVEYVANGTLREHLDGKRGNGLEIGERLDIIIDVAHAITYLHTYTDIPIIHRDIKSANILITDKMRAKVADFGFARISVEDPEATHISTQVKGTAGYLDPEYLSTYQLTDRSDVYSFGVLLVELVTGRLPIELSKAPSEKITIKWAMQRLKQGEVVLAMDPKLKRNPGSLMVVEKVLRVARQCLAPTRQSRPSMKRCAEILWRVRKDYHEQNEVMAALNHSAQVPQMDARRNRHEYFGIEDSSNQRFQSA, from the exons AAGATCACCGGTGGTGATTCGGGCTGGGCCAGGACCAAGAGGACAACAGGTTTGGAATCAAAGTTCAACTTCAACTTCAAATTCTGCTTctgggtctgggtcagggtCATTATTTGGATCACATACACCTAGCAGGAATAATAATAttgatcaacaacaacaacaacaaaagacAAACAAGAAGGTTTCGATTTTTGGTTTGATAGTTAAGGTTTTGACTTGTAGAAATGATGCTTCTCATGATGATGAGGACTCATATGATCATTTTCATGTTGACCCTCCTACTACTTTTCAAT ATTCAGCACGTAGTTCCTTGAGAAGCAGCGGAAAGCTCAACCACTCAGCTTCCTCTACACCTTCTTTAGCCTCCAATGGACAGCAGGGTGCAGATGAGTTATCCTTTCAAGATATTTGTAAGGCAACTGGAAATTTCTCAGCCTCAAATATAATCGGTGAAGGAGGATTCGGCACCGTTTATAAGGGAACACTGAAAAATGGAGCCATTGTTGCTGTAAAACGTGCAAAAAAG GACAATTATGAAAAAGGGACACCAGTGGAGTTCAAAAATGAAATACTAACATTATCGAAGATTGAGCATCTAAATCTGGTACGATTCTATGGATTCATAGAGCATGGAGACGAGCGTCTTATCTTGGTAGAATATGTTGCCAATGGAACACTTCGTGAACATCTAGATG GCAAACGTGGAAATGGGCTTGAAATTGGGGAGCGTCTAGATATTATAATCGACGTAGCTCATGCAATTACATATTTGCATACATATACAG ATATACCAATAATCCACAGAGACATCAAATCGGCTAATATATTGATTACTGATAAAATGCGTGCAAAAGTGGCTGATTTTGGATTTGCCCGAATAAGTGTTGAAGATCCAGAAGCTACTCACATTTCTACTCAAGTCAAAGGAACTGCAGGCTATTTAGATCCAGAATACCTTAGTACATACCAACTTACTGACAGAAGTGATGTGTACTCCTTTGGGGTTTTGCTTGTGGAGTTGGTGACAGGAAGACTGCCAATCGAATTAAGTAAAGCTCCCAGCGAGAAAATAACGATAAAATGG GCAATGCAAAGGCTAAAACAAGGAGAGGTGGTGCTAGCAATGGATCCAAAGCTAAAGAGGAACCCAGGATCCCTGATGGTCGTGGAAAAGGTATTGAGAGTTGCCCGACAATGCCTGGCTCCCACCAGACAATCGAGACCTTCTATGAAGAGATGTGCCGAGATCTTGTGGAGAGTCAGAAAGGATTACCATGAACAGAACGAAGTTATGGCAGCTTTAAATCATTCTGCACAAGTACCTCAAATGGATGCCAGAAGGAACCGCCATGAATACTTTGGTATTGAAGACAGCAGCAACCAAAGATTTCAATCTGCATAG
- the LOC122606954 gene encoding serine/arginine-rich splicing factor SR45a isoform X2 has translation MSYSKRSRYSPSPSPPHKRYGRSMARSRSSSRSRSYGASDIENPGNNLYVTGLSRRITREDLEKHFEAEGKVEDVHLVMDPWTRESRGFGFVSMSNVKEADRCIKYLDGSILEGRVIKVEKARRRRGRTPTPGRYLGLRTVRAHRRSRSYSPYSRSRSPPYSSESYRSRSRSYSPYSRHRQSYSRGRSHSRSSSPYGRRRSYTPDHHRRRIRDRSRSYSPEYRSRRYHSRSYSPEDRYYRRSQYHSRSCSPEDRYYRRSRYHSRSCSPEDRYYRSRYHSRDYSPDYRESYRYSRDYSPDHRASYKSRSRSRRYTSRSVSSSPRRHYRSYSSSVSPVRSRRSYSRSISPPPRRSSRRSYSRSASPVRSRSAASRGRAASRSYSSRSGSVRSYRSVSRLSTPRSVSPS, from the exons ATGTCATACTCAAAGAGGTCAAG GTACTCTCCCTCTCCATCACCACCACACAAGCGATACGGAAGGTCTATGGCAAGGTCCAGATCGAGTTCAAGGAGTCG GAGCTATGGTGCAAGTGACATTGAAAATCCTGGAAACAACTTGTATGTGACGGGTTTATCACGCCGTATTACAAGGGAAGATCTCGAGAAGCATTTCGAGGCAGAGGGAAAG GTGGAAGATGTTCACCTTGTGATGGATCCTTGGACCCGAGAATCTCGTGGATTTGGGTTTGTTTCTATGTCCAATGTTAAAGAAGCTGATCGGTGTATTAAGTACTTAGATGGTTCTATTCTTGAGGGCCGTGTCATTAAAGTGGAGAAg GCTAGAAGGCGCAGAGGCCGAACTCCCACTCCTGGAAGGTATCTTGGACTGAGGACTGTGCGTG CTCATCGTCGATCTCGAAGCTATTCTCCTTATTCGAGGAGCCGTTCTCCTCCTTACTCGTCTGAAAGTTATAGAAGCAGGAGCAGGTCATACTCTCCATATAGCCGGCATCGCCAATCATACTCCCGTGGAAGGTCCCACTCTCGTTCTAGCTCCCCTTACGGTAGGCGCCGGTCTTACACCCCAGATCATCATCGTAGAAGGATCCGAGACCGTTCTAGATCTTACAGCCCAGAATACAGGAGCCGCCGATACCATTCTAGGTCTTACAGTCCAGAAGACCGTTACTACAGGAGGAGCCAGTACCATTCTAGGTCTTGCAGTCCAGAAGACCGTTACTACAGGAGGAGCCGGTACCATTCTAGGTCTTGCAGTCCAGAAGATCGTTACTACAGGAGCCGCTACCATTCGAGAGACTATTCACCAGACTACAGAGAATCGTACAGGTATTCCAGAGATTATTCACCCGATCACAGGGCTTCATACAAGAGCAGGAGTAGAAGCAGGCGCTATACATCTCGGAGTGTGTCATCTTCTCCGAGGAGGCATTACAGGAGCTATTCTTCTAGTGTATCCCCGGTAAGGTCAAGGAGAAGCTACTCAAGAAGCATCTCACCACCACCGAGAAGGAGCTCGAGGAGGAGCTACTCCCGAAGCGCCTCCCCTGTTAGGTCAAGGAGTGCAGCCTCTCGTGGTCGCGCTGCTTCAAGAAGCTACTCGAGCAGGAGTGGCAGTGTGAGGAGTTATAGGTCTGTGTCGAGGTTGTCAACTCCTAGATCTGTTTCTCCTAGTTAA
- the LOC122606954 gene encoding serine/arginine-rich splicing factor SR45a isoform X1 — MSYSKRSRYVYSPSPSPPHKRYGRSMARSRSSSRSRSYGASDIENPGNNLYVTGLSRRITREDLEKHFEAEGKVEDVHLVMDPWTRESRGFGFVSMSNVKEADRCIKYLDGSILEGRVIKVEKARRRRGRTPTPGRYLGLRTVRAHRRSRSYSPYSRSRSPPYSSESYRSRSRSYSPYSRHRQSYSRGRSHSRSSSPYGRRRSYTPDHHRRRIRDRSRSYSPEYRSRRYHSRSYSPEDRYYRRSQYHSRSCSPEDRYYRRSRYHSRSCSPEDRYYRSRYHSRDYSPDYRESYRYSRDYSPDHRASYKSRSRSRRYTSRSVSSSPRRHYRSYSSSVSPVRSRRSYSRSISPPPRRSSRRSYSRSASPVRSRSAASRGRAASRSYSSRSGSVRSYRSVSRLSTPRSVSPS; from the exons ATGTCATACTCAAAGAGGTCAAGGTACGT GTACTCTCCCTCTCCATCACCACCACACAAGCGATACGGAAGGTCTATGGCAAGGTCCAGATCGAGTTCAAGGAGTCG GAGCTATGGTGCAAGTGACATTGAAAATCCTGGAAACAACTTGTATGTGACGGGTTTATCACGCCGTATTACAAGGGAAGATCTCGAGAAGCATTTCGAGGCAGAGGGAAAG GTGGAAGATGTTCACCTTGTGATGGATCCTTGGACCCGAGAATCTCGTGGATTTGGGTTTGTTTCTATGTCCAATGTTAAAGAAGCTGATCGGTGTATTAAGTACTTAGATGGTTCTATTCTTGAGGGCCGTGTCATTAAAGTGGAGAAg GCTAGAAGGCGCAGAGGCCGAACTCCCACTCCTGGAAGGTATCTTGGACTGAGGACTGTGCGTG CTCATCGTCGATCTCGAAGCTATTCTCCTTATTCGAGGAGCCGTTCTCCTCCTTACTCGTCTGAAAGTTATAGAAGCAGGAGCAGGTCATACTCTCCATATAGCCGGCATCGCCAATCATACTCCCGTGGAAGGTCCCACTCTCGTTCTAGCTCCCCTTACGGTAGGCGCCGGTCTTACACCCCAGATCATCATCGTAGAAGGATCCGAGACCGTTCTAGATCTTACAGCCCAGAATACAGGAGCCGCCGATACCATTCTAGGTCTTACAGTCCAGAAGACCGTTACTACAGGAGGAGCCAGTACCATTCTAGGTCTTGCAGTCCAGAAGACCGTTACTACAGGAGGAGCCGGTACCATTCTAGGTCTTGCAGTCCAGAAGATCGTTACTACAGGAGCCGCTACCATTCGAGAGACTATTCACCAGACTACAGAGAATCGTACAGGTATTCCAGAGATTATTCACCCGATCACAGGGCTTCATACAAGAGCAGGAGTAGAAGCAGGCGCTATACATCTCGGAGTGTGTCATCTTCTCCGAGGAGGCATTACAGGAGCTATTCTTCTAGTGTATCCCCGGTAAGGTCAAGGAGAAGCTACTCAAGAAGCATCTCACCACCACCGAGAAGGAGCTCGAGGAGGAGCTACTCCCGAAGCGCCTCCCCTGTTAGGTCAAGGAGTGCAGCCTCTCGTGGTCGCGCTGCTTCAAGAAGCTACTCGAGCAGGAGTGGCAGTGTGAGGAGTTATAGGTCTGTGTCGAGGTTGTCAACTCCTAGATCTGTTTCTCCTAGTTAA